The genome window TCCCTCGGGGGGGTAAACAGGCTCGACACCTCCGTCCTTGCCATCCTTGTGTGTGGCGCAAAGAAGCATACCGTACGACTTGATACCGCGCATCGATGCGGGCTTGAGGTTGCAGACGCCGATGACCATACGGTTCTGCATCTTTTCGATGGGGACAAAGTTGACCAGACCGCTGAGGATGGTGCGCGGTCCGTCGGCTtcgccaaagtcgaccTTCTCGAGATAGAGCGCGTCGGCATCTGGGTGCCtctcgatcgagacgatctTGCCTACTCGAAGATCAACTTGAGAAGGGAGAGGTCCAGTGGTgtcagcggcagcggcagccgCGCCGCCCTTTTtgcctccaccacctccagCTCCAGCCTTGGCCTCCTTAGGTGccttttccttcttctccttcttctccttcacgggctgctgctctgagACCTCCTTCTTGGAGAAGCCTGCAgtagcagcaacagcctcCTTGCTGGCtttcttggccttcttgagGTCTTCGGGCTTGGCACGCTCGATGGTGGGCATGCCCTCGTAGGTCGGCTCAAAGGAGGCAAAGCCAAGTTGAGCGGCGTTGGCGGCTTTGGCCACAGACGACAAATTGGAAAGGTGCGAGATGTAGCGAGCGACCGAGGGGTTTTTATGCTGTTCGGCTGGCTCGAGCTTTGAAACAGCAGGGTAGATGCAAGCAAAAAGCGCAAGGTCGGCCACGGTTGGCTCGTTAGAAGCGACGTAGGTGACActgtcaagctgctcattGAGCGACTTGAGACCCTCGGCAGAGACAAGCTGCTTTTCATCGGACTTGTCGAGTTTCTCGAGCCATTCTGTCGTAGCCGACTTGGCCTTATCGTCAGCACCAAAGATCTGGGCTGATTTGCCCGTGAGATCGGCAAGTTTGTTGGCAAGGTCCGTCAACGGCAAAGCTGCGTCACCCTGTAGTTGCTGGATGGCACTCTGTGGTGGTGCCGGGACATATGAGGAAGGTGGTGTCGGGAGTTGCATGGATAGAGGCGCAAGTACATGCGTCCATCGAGTGGCACAGTGGTTAGGTCGATAAGAGGGCCAGGACGCCAGAGCG of Mycosarcoma maydis chromosome 7, whole genome shotgun sequence contains these proteins:
- a CDS encoding uncharacterized protein (related to Tyrosyl-tRNA synthetase); translated protein: MSGQRARQLITATYAQYANNASAIQQLQGDAALPLTDLANKLADLTGKSAQIFGADDKAKSATTEWLEKLDKSDEKQLVSAEGLKSLNEQLDSVTYVASNEPTVADLALFACIYPAVSKLEPAEQHKNPSVARYISHLSNLSSVAKAANAAQLGFASFEPTYEGMPTIERAKPEDLKKAKKASKEAVAATAGFSKKEVSEQQPVKEKKEKKEKAPKEAKAGAGGGGGKKGGAAAAAADTTGPLPSQVDLRVGKIVSIERHPDADALYLEKVDFGEADGPRTILSGLVNFVPIEKMQNRMVIGVCNLKPASMRGIKSYGMLLCATHKDGKDGGVEPVYPPEGSQPGDKVWVEGFEGREPEAVLNPKKKIFETIQPGYTTTEDKQCAWVGALPDAVDPEADKKPRLLRTEKGVLTSDFVGASLS